gtatgcatgatttggttgagatatatgcatgattggtgagtttggaggcgaaaatgcacaaaggagccaagtttctgcccattggcagaaaccaggttcggcagccgaaggcactttcggccgccgaacatggctggggaggcaggcctttcggctgccgaagttgcccccgaaaagagactttcgtctctgtctgggactttcggccgccaaaggtgccgccgaacctacctgagtttcgtctctgtctgggactttcggccgccgaaggtgccgccgaaagtgccctgttcagccacttcatgcatatctctatgtgatattttcaggatgttttagggggtttttggggaatatattagagttatgtttttgtatgttggtccctcattggagtccacctgtgtaggttcggacccgaggaaccaaggaccccagcagtgagccaactgctacagagtttgtcagagtcagccagaggtgagtggaactaaacttcacctttttaaattaagaaatgaaatgcttttatcatgcttcatgcatcatgattatattataggttgtttgcattagaattcacgactatgccgcattgtattgttgtgatagatgacagtggatggacattaggatgattcattagccttctgagtacgaagtcctgtggtgcccataatagggccgggcaatacgaagacctgtggtgcccataatagggtcgggcaataactccgagtacgaagtcctgtggtgcccataatagggccgggcaatacgaagtcctgtggtgcccataatagggccgggcatggagttgagggatttttgaatcagtccatccgtggtgtgatttgtttgtgcagtgacgcatttcatgatagcatgttttaaatattctttttatagttctacccactgggcatctagctcacccctctcccctaaccccaggtttgcaggtacgggatagatagagaaggcaagaagaaaagtcatatgtatgtaatagttagtgtgtggacatgacaattgtattatgatgaaatgtaaaagtattcaggatgttatgtaatgaggttattgaggatagagttgtgcttgaccatattatgttgttaatcccttttgtatatacatgatcttatgttatgatgtttatgtaaactaactcaacacaggttgttttgcctttaaggcttgatgagatcccacagagggactatgttatgtatatgttcagagtacgcacaggttgagttagttgatgacagtatgtatgaagaaaagttttaatttttatgcatgttgttgatcatgtatgggattatacaggtttacaggttatatgtcaggcttgctacgggtcccggcggccttaagtcgacccggatcctagcgccggtagcggtctggatttccggggcgttacaatgtatgtgatgtgggttcatgtgtttccacatgaaccgtatgatgttaatgtttatgtgaacatgttgtttttcagaagtcAGGATGTGAGGCACTCATCGATCTGCAGGATCTACTGaagttctattttattttattttatttttcaatggaGATTGAAGGAATAGAACCTAAAACCTCTCATATTTATTCAAatgcacttaccaccagactaagCCTGTGagtacttttatattttaatttaaagtttaaattttagatatattatctcaaaatttacattttgatataattttgatCACTTTAGTTATTGAATATACAATTAATACTTTTTAACGATgattaattttactttaatgaatattttataGCACATGATATGTGatctaaaataataatagtaatgggaaacatcaagggaccctagaaggtcttttgatgtaataaGAGGAGGAATGGAtctaagaaggatgtcagctgatgtgagggaagcagagatggatgttcagagaagagatgaaaGTTTGGGAGTAGGTGTGCTAGAAAAGGGCATTAGAGAGTCGCAAGAAGGCGCTCAAGCCTCAGGTTCCATAACCCCGGGTACAAGGAGAATTGATCCCTCATCTCTGAGTGTAGCCCCCACaagaagtaaaaagtggggcaaAACCAAGaggtcaaagaagaataagttctggaaaaggttaaagtctagtctgggtttaggtggtggctcgagctccgGTTCAGATAGTTCtagatgcatgaggtgtggaaggccacacaagggagtctgttggtatgggactacAACATGCTACAGATGCGGACAGCAGGGCCAcgtggcacgtgagtgtcccattgcgccctggttggcacggtcccagcagacagctttaggtagtgtggctcagccagtagctccagccatgacaaagggcagtggtcgaggcagagggagaggattAGCCTCTTCTTCCGCAGGTTCCcgcggagaaggtccgtcagctccagctcggatcttcaccctggctcagcaagaggctaacacatcaaacacggtggtgtcaggtacgctcacttttgaatgttctaatgtgtatgctcttatgaacCCTAatgcttttctctttcttttgttgctccgagagccgtagagaggttgggtttgatagtctttgggttagagtgttccctctgggtcagtggacccaagtgtgatccatcagtggcagagtcagtctgccagtatagcccagtgtttgttgagagtagatgccttccagctgaccgtTGTGGTTCTAGAATCGACCGATTTTtgttgacgtcattctagggatggattggttttctactcgtggtgctaccttggactgcagagacaaggtagtcaggttcagagtcaagataggtcagaggttgtcttcaggaggagacaagaggggtacacctagaggtttgatatcagccctacaggctcgtaggttgctcaggaggggttgtcaggggtttctagctcatatgagagagcttgatagtcaggtcagggagcccgcctcagtgcccatagtcagagagtttttagatgtttttccagacgagcttccaagactaccacctgctagggagatagagtttgaaatagaagtgatgcctggaaccagaccgatctctatccctccctacaggatggcacctgcagagttgaaagagttgaaagatcagctgcaagagttggtagataagagtttcatccgaccgagtacctcactttggggtgctccagtactggttgtaaagaagaaggatggatccttcagactttgtatcgactacagatagttgaacaaagtcactaccaagaacaagtatcctttacccgcatcacatacatcacatatcattaatgcacatgcatatcatcatggcatttcacatcattctcaagacaggactctatatcctatcctagtggacatgatttttctctattatgcttgcccttctatgacatctatgagcccgacactctctaggtccgaccatatgaacttagggctttgataccattctgtaacgactcagaaaccggaccgctaccggcgctaggattcagatcgacttaaggtcgctggaacccgtagcaagcctaacatacatcctgtacatctgataaaatctcatacatgatcatacattttcataaaaattttgaatttctcacatataccaagcttgacctgtgcatgcaccataactgtaaacataaaaccctttactagagccctcatcaaatgctccagctGGGTCAAtatctcatacatcaagcttggttcaacatatatcatcattaaaaatatttcataaagatcatgtacaacagggattaaccatacattagggccaagcacaatactaatcctcattacattactttacattacatttcattttacattactttacattacatttcattttacattactttacattacatttcattttacattactttacattacatttcattttatattactttacattacatgttcACTAAAACTATATTACATGAcatagccattacccttgctgactttctgttatctctgaccctgcaaacttgggggttaggggaaaagggtgagctattaaagcccagtgagcagaacagtaaaaacagttcattaaacatatgccatcatgaaatgcatcatatcacaaataattcacatcatggatggacatgtcaccagtaaccctctgcatatcataacatgtccaactatgccaggggcgaatacggccacatctggtctttccatctcatatcatatcatatcacctcgagggctaatggatcatccaatatccatccacatcaacaatgaacaatgcaatgcgtcatattcgtggattctaatgcaacaacctataaacatggcaatcgtgatgtatgaacatgcttaaaagtttatttgctttaaaataaaagagttgtgttctactcacctctggctgatactTTACTGACTCTGTAGCAACTAGCTCACTACCGACCTCCTCGGTCtttcaggtccgatcctacataggtggactcaaatgagggaccaaacatactctatcatgactctaaacaactccctaaaaaccccctaaaacatcacaaaacatgcattgaaAACAGGCAAacgaaggctgggcaggggactttcggcggcaggtttggcggccgaaggtccctgcagagccgaaagtcgggcactttcgggggcaaggttcggcggccgaaagtccttcaagaaccgaaactcaggcattttcgggggcaggttcggcggtcaaaACTtctctccagagctgaaagtccaactttcgggggcgaacTTAGttggccaaaactgcctccacaggcaggttcggcggccgaaactgccttcggcggccgaacctgggtcctctcgaagggcagaacccgattccgcctcactcatccagccacccaaaacttttcaacatgcattcaactattctaaaatatgcataaacacttgttcatacatataggggcataaaactagcctaaaccccaacaaacatcaacatagcatcaaataaacatacatttatcattaaactaacataaaccctaacattttacatgtactctaaacatgcattaaaacccttaaccccttcttaaaacttacttaaaacatcataaaaggcgtggatctacacttacctcttgaaaatcaagaggagatgtgatccaaacttggagattagaaggaaaagagctccgggggtctccaagcttcaaaacttgatcttagcttaaaaatcttcaaaaaacaagataaaaactcataaaaatcatgagagactcGAAGGAAAAGtacaagatcgacaaggggtggcggagactcaccttgccaggaaatggagagagaaaactcgcccattttcggatagggggccttttataggtggctggccataccaccttcgggggccaaaagtgcctccgcttctgccccatgttcggcggccgaacctgggtccttccctcaagctcttttctttttcatttttaaaattttaactcaaaaacttagtattaaaactataaaaacatataaaaacattttagaaaatctttattttacccttctagaaggctccgacatccgaaaaatttcggattccaacggagatttcgccggaaggtaggaattccggtgtcggggtctagccgggtattacaccttcaATCTGACCTTAGTAGTTTGCCCTTCCGGGTCTTGCCCTTCCGACCTGACTTTAGTGGTTTGTCCCTCCAGCCTAACCTTAGTGGTCCGCCTTTTCAACCTGATCTTAATGGTATGCCTTTTCGAGTCTTACCTTAGTGAGATCTTCCTCTTTGAGGCTTTCTTTTTGGAAGGTCTAACCTTAGTGTTCTTTCTTTAGAAGGTCTGATCTTGGTGGTCTGCTCTTTTGGAAGGTCTGACCTTGGTGGTCTTCCTTTTGAAAGGCTTAATTTTGATGGTCTTCCATTTGGAATATTTGACCTTGGTAGTCTACTCTATTGAAAGGTCGGATCTTAGTGGTCTTCCTTTTGAAAGGTTTAACTTTCGTGATCTTCCTTTTGGAAGGTCTGACCTTGGTGGTCTACTCTTTTGGAAAGTTAGACCTTGGTGGTCTTCTTTCTAGCCTTGCCCTTCTGACCTTACCTTAGTGATCTGCCTTTCCAGCCTGACTTTAGTGGTCTGCCCTTCCAGGTCATGTCTTTCTAACATGAACTTAGTGGTCTACCATTCCGGATCTTTCCCTTCCAATCTAAATTTAGTGGTTTGCCCTTTCAGGTTTTGTCCTTCCAACCTGACTTTAGCGGTCTGCCCTACCAGCCTGACATCAGTGAGCTGTCTTTCCAGTCTGATATCAGTAGTCTGCCCTTCTAGCCTGACTTTAGTGGTCTGCTCTTCTGAGTTTTACCTTAGTCGTCTTTGAGGTCTTTCTTTTTAAGGGAGATAGGAAGCTAATGAGAAGACGACGTCGTTTTGTGAGGGTGAGAGTATACTAGCAAGTACAATGGTACGCAAATATGAAGCCAGATCGAAAACACTGAAAAGACGAAAAAATCATGCAAGTGGAGTAGTAGAATGAGATTACATAGAAGGATATAGACATAATTTTTCAGACTATacagaaaaataataaacacaTCTTGTTAAAAGGCAAAACAGTTATGAAGTGAGAATAAATTTTGAGGAgaagagtaaaaaaaaaacaaaaaaagacaaaaaagtTAATGAGAAAAAATATGTTTTCAAGAAAAAGATAGAGTAAAATTGAACATtcgcaaaataaaattaatactattaATATAGTCGTAAATTGCAAccgaaatttattatatatatatattattaaccaATTCCACGAGTagcttaaaaaaaagaaaagaaaagagcagGGTGGGCCTACCTCAGATCGACGGTCAATACTTGGGACAATTAAGATTCTTACTCTGGGTCCGCTATTTAAACGGATTGATTGGAGGGACTAGTTAAACTCCACTTAGTAGGCTAGCTACCGGGTTTTTTGGCAGGCAGCTTCGGCAGTTTCTCTTACATCGGCTCTTTCAGCTTTAACATACTTGTCTGCAGAAGCATAACctgaaaaagaaatttaataaaactcaaaaaccGTAGCTACTTGTTGTAGGAGATTGAGGAACAGGACAAGAAAGAAGACGAGGAAATAGCACACTGCTTGCTTTTAGGAATGGGATCTGGAGCTGGAAGCTTCCTCAAGGTGGTTCTCAAGAACTTTGATGTTCTTGCTGGGTGCGTCTCTTTCTcaaatttccttttctttacCTATTCGATTGAATCTGATTGCTTAACGGAGGCAAAGACAGCAATAAGTTTGGGTATTCGTTAAGGCAGTGATAAAAAGATGGCATtctattgttgttgttttttttttttctttttgaagatATATCATTTTGCCAGTTTGCTAAAAAAcgataatttttgtttttttatctcAAGAGAGtgaagaaaattaattataaagatgAATTGACACTtgctttcagaaaaaaaaagatgaatTGACACTGACGATTCGTAACTAATTTCTAATTTGTTTAATCTGCAGGCCTGTGGTTAGTCTTGTTTATCCTCTGTAAGTTGCCTTTTACATAGTGTTTGATTAAATTCTATGATTAGAATTGtgtggaattcaattgaattctaatTTCTCTTTAgaccaaacacacaaaatatggaattcaattgaatttcacaaaattttaagaattgatGAGATTTCAAGCTACAATTAAGGGAAATTATATCTATATATTCCTATGATTATGGGATTTGATGTATTCCTATTATAGTCGGAGAATCTCTTCATTTATAGTATTATACCGTATATGTTACAGGGAACCTTTTGTATTAGTGAGATAATCCAATTCAATAAAGATGTAGCCCTTGGTCTTGTGTTCGTGGATGTAGGCTCTCATAGCCGAACTAAGTAAATCTTCCTGTGTTATTGTCTTCTTtctctttattattataaatttaacataatatCAGGACTTCTAATTTTTTGAGATTTTTTGTTTGGTTACTGTTCATGGGCTCTATTTATTGACACTGATGGGTATTGTTCACACCTATTTTTGTGTTCGATTGGTATGGTTTGTTCAATCCTAAGAGTTGTTTTGTGGTGATATTTTCTCATCGGTATTACCTCTTGAGAGGAATTTTATGTTGGTGTTTTCTAGCTGGTATTGCCTTTGGGGAGGAAAGTGCAATTCTAAGGATTATTTTGTATTATGGTACTTTGTGTGAGAGCTTTTGTGCGAGTATTTTTTAATGTGCTCGTGAGTTGCTGGTTGGAAGCTGTTATAAGGAAGTTTTTGGCTTTCACATAGAATCTCATTAAGGGGGAATGTTAGAATTGATGAGAttctaaattataattaagGGGAATGTTATAGAAAGTTGATTCTATTTAAtataggatttgttttcctaaATAGATAGAataattatgtttatatattccTATAATTATGAGATTTGATATATTCCTATTAAAGTTGGAGAATCCCTTCATTTATGGTATCATGCCATATATGTCTTGGATCTTCTATTAAAAATAACCCAATTCAATAAAGATGTAACCCTTTGAAGTTTTGTGTCCGTAGATGTAGACTCTCATAGCCGAACCACGTAAATCTTCTTGTGTTATTGTCTTCTCTCTCTTTTGTTATTCTAAATTTAACAGAATTGAACCAAACATAATGTTaatctatctctctctctttgtTTTCGTAGTAGCTACATCTAATTTGGGGTGGAAGCGGGGTTATGGGACTGAAATGCATATTTATTATggtatttaatttcaattttttggcAGATATGCCTCAATTAGGGCAATTGAGACCAGATCTTCTGTTGATGATCAACAATGGCTTACTTATTGGGTCCTTCATTCTATGATTACTCTCTTCGAGCTCACCTTTGCCAAAGTCATCGAATGGTAAGGAGCGTGTTGTGCTCTTGACCTTGTAATATGCTTGTTTTCTGTTTGTTATGTGCATCATTGTTTGTGAATTTTGACAGTAGGAACTGCATTCAATGTCCATTTTGATTGAATTTGGAGTGCATATATATCCAATATCAAATTTATCCTAAATATGCTTTTGTTGTCAGTAGAATTTATTGCTCACATTTCTCTTATTTTTGAAGAGCAGCTTTCGCTTATGTGTGACGTGGTTGTTTGGTGTAAAACTGCAAATTCAGTATATTCTTTCAATGTGAATAAAATTCCAgggaaaatatcaaataatctGAAACTTTGCCTTTGTTTTGGTAATTTCACCAAGAGTTGAAATTTCTCATATGTTGATAAAATGTCATTTATTGAGACTAAGCATGCATTGCTGGAATTTTCTATATCTGTAATGGCAGGATACCAATCTGGTCATATGCGAAGCTCATTCTCACATGCTGGTTGGTGATCCCATACTTCAGTGGCGCTGCATATGTTTATCAGCATTTTATGAGACCTCTCTTTGTTAACCCACAGCAAACCATTAATGTCTGGTATGTCCCCAGACAGAAGGATGTCATCAGAAATACAGATGACATTTTAACTGCTGCTGAAAGATACATTGATGAGAATGGGACTGAAGCATTTGAGAAGCTCATTCACAGGGTATGCATTGAAGAAGTAATGATTGTTTTTTATCCTTAGTACTGGTTTTGAGATTTAACTGATTCTAATAGTGAGTTGTTATACCTTCTACCTAGTTGACAGTGACTATGGCTCGTTAGATAGTCCATTAGAGTATATATCAGTAAATTTCATCTTTCCCCTTCCTCCTCCTTTGTTTGCAGGGTAATAAGTCCAGGAGTAACGGTTACACAAACAAAATCTTCGATGAGGACTATAGATATTAAGGCTTGTAACTCTCGTTTTGATCTGTTACGAGGTAAATTTGCATTGGGTATGACTAACTTGAGTTCTAGGCTTCTCTTCATGGGCAAAACCAGAGTTTTCTTTTGTGAAGAAAACTGgatgttttaatgtttatatAGTATGTAATTACCTGTCATCATTtggtttctctttttttttttttgaagttatTTTTCAACACTGCACATTTCTCATGGAAGTAAAGATTATCTAAAGATATCGTGCATCAATTCTTCTTCTTATTTGGTAATGTTGGATTTCTATTTTCACAGTTAGCATTTATTAGGTACTTAACGATGGAAAATTATTGAGCACAACAGAAGCACATGATTTTAGTGCTGTATACAGTAAATGTGAGTGAAGAAGTAACACCACAGAATTGTTATATTGCTCTTAATGAAGTCGATTTTCGCCGTACTTTGTTTTTTCACTTGCCTTTTTCCTGTTTATTCTTTTCGTCATGATTCTCAATGCATAATCATACGGATCTCTTGCTAAAGCGTGGACACACTGATTTGcagattaaaaattttattttcgttTTATTTGACTTCAACAGAAAGTctacattttttttatagaaatcatgaaattttaatttgtttcctTGTTCAAGTCATCTTAATTTTtctgataataaaaaatttttgaagaagaaaaatataCATGAACAACCCACCCTTTTCGAAAAAACCCAGAAATACAAGTATATTGTGGAGcacttgaaaaatattttcattgatGCGAACAATATGAGTATACATTGGAAACCAACAACCTCATATGAAACAAAAGCAGATTGCTCCAGTTCAAGATAACATCCAGAAAGACAACTTTTATTTTTGTCAAAAGTTTTGAAAAGTCTAGAGCACAATGAAAGATCATCAGTCTCCTGGGATTTTGTTTAACAAGTCCCTGAAAGTGTCTTCCCTTTTTCCATTGCTGATCAAAATTCAGGCCTCATCTTCATCGTCAGCTTCACCATCATTCATAGCTTGATACAAATATTCCTGAGCTTCTTCAAGTGCAGATTCCTTAGCATCAGCAGCATACAATATCTTCTTGATTGCAACAGCCATCTGCGAACGTATAAAAAAACATAGTCGTAAGTTGAAGATGTAACCCCTTGCCCACCACATTAATAGCACTAATCATTTCTTGTCTGTCTCGTTTATATAAATACAATTAGAATGATCATGTGTTTAGAACACTTACTGGGAGGTCCTCCAATTCAGGAGTTTGACAAAGTAACTCTATATCCCTTAATTTTGCAAAGTAAAAATCTCTTTCCTTTTCCAAATGGCTCACAGACAGCTTGAGTTCAGTGATCTGCAAATACACGGCAATCTTTAATACTCAAAAGTTCTGTATTACAAgcaaacaaaaggaaaaaaacaataataacaatacaaaatttttaaataatggaAGATAGTTTATCTTGTCTAGTACATAATCCTTGACCACTGAAAAAGATTATCTGCACTGATGACCATCATAAACACAAAAGCCAAGGGAAATGAAACCTGCTCATTTTATGTAATTCAAGCTAGAAAACCTGttcatttttttgaaattaatgcTGGATACCTCCCTGGATAAAGTCTCTATCTCTGAAGAATTAGCCCCACCTCCCCTCCCTTGCTTTGGCCCTGTAGTAAGATGCATCAAACAGTGCACATGACTGCAAAGGAATGAAGTGAAAATGTAGGGCACCAACAaacaaaatgttttataatgcaACTAACCAGACACTTTACTTAGGCCAACAGGGTCACCAGACATATTGTTTGATTGCAGTGATTTTGAGGTCTTCAGAGTTCCCTTGGAGCTACGGTCCTTTCCACCCTTAATTCTCCGTTCCACAGGATTATAATTcctattaaaacattaaataaGCAATGATATACGTTCAAGGTTAAGATAATATTAGTTAAAGAATACAATATGACAGAAGGATGATGATGAGAGAGAAAGCAACAAACTCATTCATGATGCCACCATTGACAGAATCACAGTATCGCTTCAACCATTGTAAGAACTCTAAGTTGTCCAATGGTCGACCTTTAACGAGCCTGTTAACTTCAACATGCTGCCATATaaccaaaagaaaagaaatgtgAAGAAAAGTACAATTGCAAGCTCTAATATTAGAACTGAACTTGCTAACCATGTTTCCAACATAAAATGCTGACACTACAAGTCAGTCAATTCATTTGTTGACAAAAGCAGTCTTCTCAATCTTATCTTTAATCATATTCATGTCTTCCTTCTAAAGCCAAATAAACAAGCCAGGCATAATAATGCCAGCACAATGGTTGATCCTCCAAGGAATAGAGGCCAAAATTATATGCTGGGCTGAAAAATCTAGCAACATTAAAAATCATGGAATTGTGTAAACAAAATCCAACTATTGTCTAAGGATAGAAACTACAAGCTCATCTTTGATATAATGTAAACTTCCTGTTGTGGATTCACTAATGAGTCTAACACTTTACATGAGAAGTGAAACTGAGATCAAGTGATGTGCAACAAATTCAGATTATATTTGAAAACAAAAGTACCTTTTCAATCTTCAGCTTGTTGAATACATCCTGCAGAACCTTGTAGTTTTGGATCATATCATATTCTGTTTTTGCATCGAAATTCACCTACAATAAACCAGAATTGAAACCAATGTGAAGCTATACCACAATTACAATGACAAACTAGATGAGGTTGATACGAAGACATGAATGCATTGTCACCTTGTGCATGGGAACAACTCCTGGATAAGTCATATCCATCATCTGACACTGCACAGCACCGGATGCAGCCTAGCCAAATGATTGgtataagaaaaattaaagagatagaGAAGCCCAAAATTTATTTCACAGAAAAATCATACAAAACCTATCCAATTCAAAGAAAGTTTATGATTCCGATAGCTAAGAAACTAGGTTTCATTTATGAAATCAACAATTCAACTCAAATAATTCATAGCTGGAACGAGCTCAGCAGAAGGGCATATCAACTGAAAGGAAATTACTTGCATAAACCCTTATGAAATTCATGTTACCTATAAAAACAAATGTTAATAGTCATGTTTCGCAACCTAGCAATACATGTTCTAATTCTGAAGGCCAAATTATAATGACACTAAAAGATATATCAATCTCCATAAGTTA
This Manihot esculenta cultivar AM560-2 chromosome 6, M.esculenta_v8, whole genome shotgun sequence DNA region includes the following protein-coding sequences:
- the LOC110617685 gene encoding microtubule-associated protein RP/EB family member 1A, which encodes MASNIGMMDSAYFVGRNEILTWINNRLQLNLTRIEEAASGAVQCQMMDMTYPGVVPMHKVNFDAKTEYDMIQNYKVLQDVFNKLKIEKHVEVNRLVKGRPLDNLEFLQWLKRYCDSVNGGIMNENYNPVERRIKGGKDRSSKGTLKTSKSLQSNNMSGDPVGLSKVSGPKQGRGGGANSSEIETLSREITELKLSVSHLEKERDFYFAKLRDIELLCQTPELEDLPMAVAIKKILYAADAKESALEEAQEYLYQAMNDGEADDEDEA
- the LOC110617686 gene encoding HVA22-like protein a isoform X2; the protein is MGSGAGSFLKVVLKNFDVLAGYASIRAIETRSSVDDQQWLTYWVLHSMITLFELTFAKVIEWIPIWSYAKLILTCWLVIPYFSGAAYVYQHFMRPLFVNPQQTINVWYVPRQKDVIRNTDDILTAAERYIDENGTEAFEKLIHRGNKSRSNGYTNKIFDEDYRY
- the LOC110617686 gene encoding HVA22-like protein a isoform X1, which encodes MGSGAGSFLKVVLKNFDVLAGPVVSLVYPLYASIRAIETRSSVDDQQWLTYWVLHSMITLFELTFAKVIEWIPIWSYAKLILTCWLVIPYFSGAAYVYQHFMRPLFVNPQQTINVWYVPRQKDVIRNTDDILTAAERYIDENGTEAFEKLIHRGNKSRSNGYTNKIFDEDYRY